From Bacillus pumilus, one genomic window encodes:
- a CDS encoding amidohydrolase family protein, whose protein sequence is MRIFDAHFHIIDFDFPIQENQGYTPYSYVVNDYRRETADFGILGGAIVSGSFQGFDQGYLLKVLDEMGPSFCGVTQLPFTATDDEIVHLDQHGVKALRFNVKRGGSENISKLDYFARRVYELAGWHSEIYIDAKHLPDISSTLEKLPAVSIDHLGLSEEGLPHLLKLVEKGVRVKATGFGRVDLNVEHALTSIYQTNPDALMFGTDLPSTRAKRPFEYGDVELIQQLFDEKAADHILYKNAHHWYVGQ, encoded by the coding sequence ATGAGGATCTTTGATGCACATTTTCATATCATTGATTTTGATTTTCCCATTCAAGAAAACCAAGGATATACACCGTATAGTTATGTGGTGAATGATTATAGGAGAGAGACGGCTGATTTTGGGATTTTAGGTGGAGCAATCGTGTCAGGGTCATTTCAAGGCTTTGACCAAGGCTATTTGTTGAAGGTGCTGGATGAAATGGGGCCGTCTTTTTGCGGTGTGACTCAATTACCTTTTACAGCAACTGATGATGAGATTGTTCATTTGGATCAACATGGGGTAAAAGCTTTACGTTTTAACGTGAAGCGGGGTGGTTCGGAGAATATTTCGAAGCTCGATTATTTTGCGAGAAGGGTGTATGAGCTGGCGGGATGGCATAGTGAGATTTACATAGACGCTAAGCATCTCCCTGACATCTCATCAACACTTGAAAAGCTGCCGGCCGTTTCAATTGATCATTTAGGCTTATCGGAAGAAGGCTTGCCGCATTTGCTAAAGCTGGTTGAAAAAGGGGTTCGTGTGAAAGCAACAGGTTTTGGACGTGTCGATTTAAACGTTGAACATGCATTGACTTCTATCTATCAAACGAACCCTGATGCACTGATGTTTGGTACAGACCTTCCATCCACAAGGGCAAAGCGTCCATTTGAATACGGTGATGTTGAGTTGATTCAACAGCTTTTTGATGAAAAAGCTGCTGATCACATCTTATATAAGAACGCACATCATTGGTATGTTGGTCAATAA
- a CDS encoding GNAT family N-acetyltransferase, with protein sequence MLVNKFHFISKEVCSLDLSQLTFREATLKDLDKIVFMLADDMLGQKRERYTQPLLESYIKAFHSIDADPNIELMVACDQEEAVGVLQLTMTPFLTHQGGWRASIEGVRTASTHRGKGVGKLLIKWAIQRASDSGCHMVQLTTDKQRPDAHRFYEKLGFEATHDGMKLHLPHQ encoded by the coding sequence ATGTTGGTCAATAAGTTCCACTTCATTTCAAAGGAGGTGTGTTCATTGGATTTAAGCCAACTGACGTTCAGAGAAGCCACTCTGAAAGATCTCGACAAGATCGTCTTCATGCTCGCTGATGATATGTTAGGTCAAAAAAGAGAGCGCTACACTCAACCATTATTAGAAAGCTATATCAAAGCCTTTCACTCAATAGATGCTGATCCAAATATTGAACTCATGGTTGCGTGTGATCAGGAAGAAGCTGTAGGTGTTCTCCAATTGACCATGACGCCATTTCTTACACATCAAGGAGGATGGAGAGCATCAATAGAAGGAGTTCGTACGGCTTCTACTCATAGAGGAAAAGGAGTCGGCAAGCTGCTCATAAAATGGGCCATTCAACGCGCCAGCGACAGTGGATGTCATATGGTTCAGCTAACAACAGACAAACAGAGGCCAGATGCACACCGTTTTTATGAAAAATTAGGATTTGAAGCTACGCATGATGGGATGAAACTGCATCTGCCCCATCAATAA